A genome region from Sardina pilchardus chromosome 22, fSarPil1.1, whole genome shotgun sequence includes the following:
- the LOC134069670 gene encoding receptor-type tyrosine-protein phosphatase eta-like: protein MGETNRCVEWSGGESVVWFPVLVIILLGLLAAMGVFVLRRKPTLLRAISVKKFPDHFSRLSRDENREFLVEYLQFSTVGADLTQHEATLPDNKSKNRFTDILPYDCSRVKLSRRGQNSDYINANFIPGYGGKKMEYIAAQGPLSSTVSDFWRMIWEQKSERIVMVTNCVESGKAKCDQYWPSSQCYYGDLLITMTSERKDTNWTIRELIVKKEAKSEERRVKHFHFTAWPDHGVPNGTEELIQFRGLIRQHIDSSPSSGHTVVHSSAGVGRTGTLIALDVLLQQMEREQAVDIAGFVHRMRRHRPRMVQTESQYIFLHQCIKDFLTQKKPEEPLYVNTWEEPFGLWTEAEVNVTGIGSQLVWRTDVKIAGLEPSQTYKVSVTSLSGALRGPTQWISCHTTSATVIWVPELVIMLLGLLTSMGSF, encoded by the exons ATGGGAGAAACCAATcggtgtgtggagtggagtggaggtgaAT CGGTGGTCTGGTTTCCAGTGCTGGTCATCATTCTGCTGGGCCTCCTGGCAGCAATGGGAGTGTTTGTGCTGCGAAGAAAGCCCACGTTGCTCAG AGCCATTTCAGTGAAGAAATTCCCGGATCATTTCTCCCGCTTGAGCCGTGATGAGAATCGAGAGTTCTTAGTAGAATATTTG CAATTTAGCACTGTAGGAGCAGACCTAACTCAACATGAAGCAACTCTTCCAGACAACAAGAGCAAAAACAGATTCACTGATATACTGCCAT ATGACTGTTCTCGTGTGAAGCTCAGTAGACGTGGCCAGAACTCAGACTACATCAACGCCAACTTCATACCC GGCTATGGGGGTAAGAAGATGGAATACATTGCGGCTCAAGGTCCACTCAGCTCCACCGTCAGTGACTTCTGGAGAATGATCTGGGAGCAAAAGTCTGAGCGGATTGTCATGGTAACCAACTGTGTAGAGAGTGGAAAG GCTAAGTGCGACCAGTATTGGCCTTCTTCTCAATGTTACTATGGCGACCTTCTCATTACCATGACATCAGAGCGTAAAGACACCAACTGGACCATCCGGGAATTGATTGTAAAAAAG gaggCCAAATCCGAGGAAAGGCGGGTTAAACATTTCCACTTCACCGCCTGGCCGGACCATGGTGTTCCTAACGGAACCGAGGAACTGATCCAGTTCCGTGGACTCATTCGGCAACACATTGACAGTTCTCCATCCTCAGGGCACACAGTTGTGCACTCCAG TGCTGGAGTTGGCAGAACAGGCACTCTGATAGCCCTGGATGTGCTGCTacagcagatggagagagagcaagccgTGGACATTGCAGGGTTTGTCCATCGCATGAGACGCCATCGACCCCGCATGGTGCAAACAGAG TCCCAATACATATTTCTGCACCAATGCATCAAGGACTTTTTGACACAAAAGAAACCAGAGGAGCCGTTATATGTTAACACA TGGGAGGAACCATTTGGTCTCTGGACTGAAGCAGAGGTGAATGTGACAGGTATAGGGTCTCAGTTAGTATGGAGAACAGATGTTAAGATAGCTGGACTTGAGCCCTCTCAGACCTACAAAGTCAGCGTCACATCACTTTCTGGAGCTTTAAGGGGTCCAACTCAGTGGATCAGCTGTCACACAACAAGTGCAA CGGTGATCTGGGTACCAGAGCTTGTCATCATGCTGCTGGGTCTCCTGACTTCAATGGGATCTTTTTAA